In Chanodichthys erythropterus isolate Z2021 chromosome 7, ASM2448905v1, whole genome shotgun sequence, a genomic segment contains:
- the zgc:158868 gene encoding zgc:158868, giving the protein MASRICDSVLVTGSNRGIGLELVQQLVNSPSSPLQIFAGCRDPNGPKAQELQELAQKHQDVITVVQLDTDSVTSIKEASKLVEARLNGRGLNVIINNAGVNIPGSLAETGKQEMVDVYTTNVVGPMLIAKNFHPLLCKAAAQFPHQTSMSCSRSAIINVSTLLSSITRCPENFSRSPMYPYRVSKAALNMLTRCLAEDFKKDGILVMALHPGWVQTEMGGPQAYLTTAESISGMMKVITSITEKDSGTLLDWEGNNIPW; this is encoded by the exons ATGGCATCTAGAATATGTGACAGTGTTCTGGTGACCGGATCAAACCGTGGAATTGGACTTGAGTTGGTTCAACAGTTGGTTAATTCACCCTCGTCTCCACTTCAGATCTTTGCTGGTTGTAGAGACCCAAATGGACCAAAAGCACAG GAACTCCAGGAACTAGCTCAGAAGCACCAGGATGTGATCACAGTTGTCCAACTGG ACACTGATAGTGTAACTAGTATCAAAGAGGCCTCAAAACTGGTGGAAGCCAGACTAAATGGCAGAGGCCTGAATGTGATCATCAACAATGCCGGTGTGAACATCCCAGGATCTCTAGCAGAGACAGGAAAACAGGAGATGGTGGACGTGTACACGACTAATGTTGTAGGACCCATGCTCATCGCAAAA AATTTCCATCCGCTCCTGTGCAAGGCTGCGGCTCAGTTTCCTCATCAGACAAGCATGTCTTGCAGTAGGTCGGCTATCATCAATGTGTCCACACTGCTGTCATCCATCACCAGATGCCCTGAGAATTTCTCCAGGTCTCCAATGTACCCCTATCGGGTCAGCAAG GCTGCACTGAACATGTTAACTCGCTGCTTGGCGGAGGATTTTAAAAAAGATGGCATTCTAGTTATGGCACTCCATCCAGGATGGGTCCAGACCGAAATGGGAGGCCCACAG GCTTACCTGACGACAGCTGAGAGCATCAGCGGTATGATGAAAGTCATCACAAGCATTACTGAGAAAGACAGTGGAACTCTTTTAGATTGGGAGGGCAATAACATCCCCTGGTGA